A region from the Achromobacter seleniivolatilans genome encodes:
- a CDS encoding phosphatase PAP2 family protein, with protein MNLNPLTPPVATPAVDAAPGLPVPDEVRNPFSRLTWLLLGLALALVAGACARWVDLPLAIWIKQSVSDGVNESFEWVGQLGESGPYIGVALAFYVIGLIGLARGWRNPLRMSYASMARGSLFMLSTLAVGGLIVLVLKRSVARARPELFFEKGIYGLGESFSRVQQFNSFPSSHTYAAFAVAVVLGILAPKWRWLFLSLGVLVAISRLVNLDHYLSDVMVAAGIALLVGHVLAPRVLGSKYQWPLRAPWRWWKKA; from the coding sequence ATGAATTTGAACCCTCTCACGCCTCCGGTTGCGACTCCCGCCGTGGATGCCGCACCCGGGCTGCCTGTGCCGGACGAAGTCCGCAACCCGTTTTCTCGCTTGACCTGGCTGTTGCTGGGTCTGGCGTTGGCGTTGGTGGCAGGCGCCTGCGCGCGCTGGGTGGATTTGCCCCTGGCGATATGGATCAAGCAATCGGTGTCTGATGGTGTGAACGAGTCGTTCGAATGGGTCGGGCAGCTGGGTGAAAGCGGCCCCTATATCGGTGTGGCGCTGGCTTTTTATGTCATCGGCCTGATTGGCCTGGCGCGCGGCTGGCGCAATCCCTTGCGCATGAGCTATGCAAGCATGGCCCGGGGCAGCTTGTTCATGCTGTCCACGTTGGCGGTGGGCGGGCTGATTGTGCTGGTGCTGAAACGGTCGGTGGCTCGCGCCCGCCCCGAGCTGTTTTTTGAGAAGGGCATCTACGGCCTGGGTGAGTCCTTTTCACGCGTACAGCAGTTCAATTCCTTTCCGTCCAGCCACACTTACGCCGCGTTTGCCGTGGCTGTCGTGCTGGGTATTCTGGCGCCCAAGTGGCGCTGGCTGTTTTTGTCGCTGGGCGTACTGGTGGCGATAAGCCGGCTGGTGAATCTGGATCACTATTTGTCTGACGTCATGGTGGCGGCCGGTATTGCCCTGCTGGTGGGCCATGTGCTGGCGCCCCGCGTACTGGGCAGCAAGTACCAGTGGCCGCTGCGAGCGCCGTGGCGCTGGTGGAAAAAGGCGTGA
- the yajC gene encoding preprotein translocase subunit YajC → MSVIDTASLVVAQAAAPEGNALMGMLPIVLMFVILYFLMIRPQMKRQKEHRNLIAALAKGDEVVTAGGMLGKVTKVNDSYVTVEVSELADKPVEVIMQKSSVSTVLPKGTIKAL, encoded by the coding sequence ATGTCCGTTATCGATACCGCCAGCCTCGTCGTGGCCCAGGCTGCCGCCCCGGAAGGCAACGCGTTGATGGGCATGCTGCCCATCGTTCTGATGTTCGTGATCCTCTACTTCCTGATGATCCGTCCGCAGATGAAGCGTCAAAAGGAACACCGTAACCTGATCGCCGCTCTGGCCAAGGGCGACGAAGTGGTTACCGCTGGCGGCATGCTGGGCAAGGTCACCAAGGTCAACGACAGCTACGTGACCGTTGAAGTCTCCGAACTGGCCGACAAGCCTGTCGAAGTCATCATGCAGAAGTCGTCGGTTTCGACCGTGCTGCCCAAGGGAACCATCAAGGCCCTGTAA
- the secD gene encoding protein translocase subunit SecD gives MNRYPLWKYITVLIAVIIGLLYTLPNFYGESPAVQVSSAKATIKVDPAMLSRVEQILTDAKIPNEGVFFEQNGTLGTVRARFTSTDLQLQARDLIDKTLNTTPGDAHYTVALNLLPASPPWMRSLGWFAPKPMYLGLDLRGGVHFLLQVDMQGALTARYDSLSADVRSVLRDQKINVAGVERSGMGIAATFANTDDRDRAISTLRTRLPDLEFVEREENGKQVLLGALNPAAVQRVQDSALKQNINTLHNRINELGVAEPVIQQQGADRIVVQLPGVQDVAKAKELLGRTATLEIRMVDDSPTAQAALLGGSVPFGLERYNDRDGRPILVRRQVVLTGENLQDAQPGRDSQTQQAAVHLTLDSKGARIFRDVTRDNINKRMAILLFENGKGEVVTAPVIRSEIAGGQVQISGSMSSEEAADTALLLRAGALAAPMSIIEERTIGPSLGADNISKGFHSTLYGFLAIAAFIILYYHLFGVFSTVGLTLNVLLLLALLSMLQATLTLPGIAAIALTLGMAIDSNVLINERIREELRAGATPQQAIHHGFERAWGTILDSNLTTLIVGLALLAFGSGPIRGFAVVHCLGILTSMFSSVVGVRALANLYYGRKKKLTTISIGEVWKPKAN, from the coding sequence ATGAACCGCTATCCCCTCTGGAAGTACATTACGGTCCTGATCGCGGTCATCATTGGCCTGCTGTACACGCTTCCGAATTTCTACGGCGAGTCCCCTGCCGTCCAGGTTTCCAGCGCCAAGGCCACCATCAAGGTTGACCCGGCCATGCTGAGCCGGGTCGAGCAAATCCTGACGGACGCCAAGATCCCGAACGAAGGGGTCTTCTTTGAACAGAACGGCACCCTGGGCACCGTGCGTGCCCGTTTCACGTCGACCGACCTGCAATTGCAAGCGCGCGACCTGATCGACAAAACACTCAACACGACTCCTGGCGACGCGCACTACACCGTGGCGCTGAACCTGCTGCCTGCCTCCCCCCCGTGGATGCGCTCGCTCGGCTGGTTCGCCCCCAAGCCCATGTACCTGGGCCTGGACCTGCGCGGCGGCGTGCACTTCCTTTTGCAAGTCGACATGCAGGGCGCTCTGACCGCCCGCTACGATTCGCTGTCCGCCGACGTGCGTTCGGTGCTGCGTGACCAGAAGATCAATGTGGCCGGCGTCGAACGCTCTGGCATGGGCATTGCCGCGACCTTCGCCAACACCGACGACCGCGACCGCGCCATTTCCACGCTGCGCACGCGTCTGCCTGACCTGGAGTTTGTCGAACGCGAAGAAAACGGCAAGCAAGTGCTGCTCGGCGCGCTGAACCCCGCCGCGGTCCAACGCGTGCAAGATTCGGCGCTCAAGCAGAACATCAACACTCTGCACAACCGGATCAACGAGCTGGGCGTGGCCGAACCGGTCATCCAGCAGCAAGGCGCCGACCGTATCGTGGTGCAGTTGCCCGGCGTGCAGGACGTGGCCAAGGCCAAGGAATTGCTGGGCCGTACCGCCACGCTGGAAATCCGCATGGTTGACGACTCCCCCACCGCGCAAGCCGCGCTGCTGGGCGGCTCCGTGCCCTTCGGTCTGGAACGCTACAACGATCGCGACGGCCGTCCGATTCTGGTGCGCCGCCAGGTTGTCCTGACGGGTGAAAACCTGCAAGACGCCCAACCCGGCCGCGATTCGCAAACCCAGCAGGCCGCTGTCCACCTGACGCTGGATTCCAAGGGCGCCCGCATTTTCCGCGACGTTACCCGCGACAACATCAACAAGCGCATGGCCATCCTGCTGTTTGAAAACGGCAAGGGCGAAGTGGTCACGGCACCGGTCATCCGCAGCGAAATCGCTGGCGGCCAGGTGCAGATTTCGGGCAGCATGAGCTCCGAAGAAGCCGCCGACACCGCGCTGCTGTTGCGCGCTGGTGCGCTGGCTGCACCGATGTCCATCATCGAAGAACGCACCATCGGCCCGAGCCTGGGCGCCGACAACATCTCGAAGGGCTTCCATTCGACGCTGTACGGCTTCCTGGCAATCGCCGCGTTCATCATCCTGTACTACCACTTGTTCGGTGTCTTCTCCACGGTCGGCCTGACGCTGAACGTGCTGTTGCTGCTGGCGCTCTTGTCCATGCTGCAAGCCACGCTCACCCTGCCTGGTATCGCCGCTATCGCGCTGACGCTGGGCATGGCCATTGACTCAAACGTGCTGATCAACGAGCGGATACGGGAAGAGCTGCGCGCGGGGGCCACTCCGCAACAGGCCATTCACCACGGTTTTGAACGCGCCTGGGGCACGATTCTTGACTCGAACCTCACGACTTTGATCGTCGGTCTGGCGCTGCTGGCCTTCGGCTCGGGTCCGATCCGGGGCTTCGCGGTGGTGCACTGCCTGGGCATCCTGACCTCGATGTTCTCATCGGTGGTGGGCGTGCGCGCCCTGGCCAACCTGTACTACGGCCGCAAGAAGAAGCTCACCACGATCTCCATCGGCGAAGTCTGGAAACCGAAGGCAAACTGA
- a CDS encoding type II toxin-antitoxin system RelE/ParE family toxin: MVTENPKPLFWEGSSKKDFKTFPIPVQKCMGMRLHVVQLGRWPDSAKPWTGLGSGIYELTEDEAGDTYRAVYALQIGNAVHVLHAFQKKSKSGISTPRPDIEMIRRRLKQVLARHGPNRSVP; encoded by the coding sequence ATGGTAACGGAAAACCCCAAGCCGCTTTTCTGGGAAGGCTCATCCAAGAAGGACTTCAAGACGTTCCCCATCCCTGTTCAAAAATGCATGGGAATGCGCTTGCATGTCGTTCAGTTGGGCCGCTGGCCTGACTCGGCCAAACCCTGGACGGGCCTGGGCTCCGGCATTTACGAACTTACCGAAGACGAAGCAGGCGACACGTATCGCGCGGTATATGCCTTGCAGATCGGCAATGCCGTTCATGTGTTGCACGCATTTCAAAAGAAATCCAAATCCGGAATCAGCACGCCCAGACCTGACATCGAAATGATCCGAAGGCGGTTGAAACAAGTACTGGCCCGTCACGGCCCAAACAGGAGCGTCCCTTGA
- the secF gene encoding protein translocase subunit SecF: protein MEFFRIHRTIPFMRHALVLNIISLVTFVLAVFFILTRGFHLSIEFTGGTVMEVNYAQTAQLENVRGVVSKLGYTDFQVQNFGTSHDVMIRLPLQEGQTSATQSETVMAALKTADSGVQLRRVEFVGPQVGQELLHNGLMALLVVVIGIMVYLGFRFEWKFAVAGVIANLHDVVIILGFFAFFQWEFSLSVLAGVLAVLGYSVNESVVIMDRIRENFRKYRKADVQEVINSAITQTISRTIITHGSTQMMVLAMLFFGGPTLHYFAMALTIGIWFGIYSSVFVAAALAMWMGVTREDLIKPVKKDGEEGEVA from the coding sequence ATGGAATTTTTCCGGATTCACCGCACCATCCCGTTCATGCGCCACGCATTGGTGCTGAACATCATCAGTCTCGTCACGTTTGTTCTGGCGGTCTTCTTCATTCTTACCCGCGGTTTCCACCTGTCGATCGAGTTCACCGGCGGCACGGTCATGGAAGTCAACTACGCCCAGACGGCGCAGCTTGAAAACGTGCGCGGCGTGGTGTCCAAACTGGGCTACACCGACTTCCAGGTGCAGAACTTCGGCACCTCGCACGACGTCATGATCCGTCTGCCGCTGCAAGAAGGCCAGACATCGGCAACCCAGAGCGAAACCGTCATGGCCGCGCTCAAGACCGCCGATTCGGGCGTTCAACTGCGCCGCGTGGAATTCGTGGGTCCGCAGGTTGGTCAGGAACTGCTGCACAACGGCCTGATGGCTTTGTTGGTGGTGGTGATCGGCATCATGGTGTACCTGGGCTTCCGGTTTGAATGGAAGTTCGCCGTCGCTGGCGTGATCGCCAACCTGCACGATGTGGTGATCATCCTGGGCTTCTTCGCCTTCTTCCAGTGGGAGTTCTCGCTGTCGGTGTTGGCGGGCGTGCTGGCGGTGCTGGGGTACTCCGTAAACGAATCCGTGGTCATCATGGATCGTATCCGCGAGAACTTCCGCAAGTACCGCAAAGCGGATGTGCAAGAAGTCATCAACAGCGCTATTACCCAAACCATCTCGCGAACCATCATCACTCACGGTTCGACGCAGATGATGGTGCTGGCCATGCTGTTCTTTGGCGGCCCCACCCTGCACTACTTCGCCATGGCGCTGACCATCGGCATCTGGTTCGGCATCTATTCGTCGGTGTTCGTCGCCGCCGCGCTGGCCATGTGGATGGGCGTCACGCGCGAAGACCTGATCAAGCCGGTCAAGAAAGATGGCGAGGAAGGCGAAGTCGCTTAA
- a CDS encoding VOC family protein, translated as MKLSIDHLVIAAADLASGTEYVAELLGIAPQAGGAHPRMGTHNRVLGLADGVYLEVIAIDPDAPPPERPRWFGLDQGDIRARLEQGPFLAHWAARVEAPLDLTRMQAEHPDRIAPVIPMTRGDLRWRLTVPDDGSLPAWHEAGHTVGDGLLPTLIQWDVDAYPGVSLPRQPLKLARLTGSHPQAGLLRQGLTWMGAETLIDLEQSNGPPRLRAQIDTPQGLKTLA; from the coding sequence ATGAAACTATCCATTGATCATCTCGTCATCGCCGCGGCTGACCTTGCCAGCGGCACAGAATATGTGGCCGAACTGCTGGGCATTGCGCCGCAGGCCGGCGGAGCGCATCCGCGCATGGGTACCCATAACCGGGTGCTGGGCCTGGCGGACGGCGTTTATCTGGAAGTGATTGCCATCGATCCCGATGCGCCTCCGCCCGAGCGGCCGCGCTGGTTTGGATTGGATCAGGGCGACATTCGTGCGCGGCTGGAGCAAGGGCCGTTTCTGGCCCACTGGGCAGCGCGAGTCGAAGCCCCGCTGGATCTGACCCGCATGCAGGCTGAACACCCTGATCGCATCGCGCCTGTCATTCCAATGACGCGCGGCGATTTGCGCTGGCGTCTGACCGTACCGGACGACGGCAGCCTGCCGGCATGGCACGAAGCCGGTCATACCGTTGGCGACGGACTCTTGCCCACCCTGATCCAATGGGACGTGGACGCCTACCCAGGCGTGAGCCTGCCGCGCCAGCCCTTGAAGCTTGCCCGCCTGACGGGCAGCCACCCTCAGGCCGGCCTGCTGCGCCAGGGCCTGACCTGGATGGGCGCAGAGACCCTGATAGACCTGGAACAATCCAACGGACCACCCCGCTTGCGCGCTCAAATCGACACGCCGCAAGGTTTGAAGACCCTTGCGTAA
- the miaB gene encoding tRNA (N6-isopentenyl adenosine(37)-C2)-methylthiotransferase MiaB: MQETSIKRVDTPRDGAPAPAPADISTGSPRKLYIRTFGCQMNEYDSDKMADVLRGDQGLELTDNPEEADVILFNTCSVREKAQEKVFSDLGRVQHLKKTNPNLVIGVGGCVASQEGAAIVKRAPYVDVVFGPQTLHRLPDLIARRRAEGRSQVDISFPEIEKFDNMPPPKVDGATAFVSIMEGCSKYCSFCVVPYTRGEEVSRPFDDVLIEVADLADQGVKEVTLLGQNVNAYRGRMADSEEIADFAMLLEYVHEIPGIERIRYTTSHPKEMTQRMVDAYARLPKLVSFLHLPVQAGSDRVLAGMKRGYTTLEFKSVVRRLRAARPDLTLSSDFIVGFPGETEEDFEKTMKLIEDVGFDTSFSFVYSRRPGTPAADLSDDTPQDVKLRRLQRLQALINEQAAIIARNMVGTRQRVLVEGPSRRDPNELMGRTENNRIVNFAAPARLIGQMVDVIITEAHTNSLRAQVADVDRASQETE, encoded by the coding sequence ATGCAAGAAACTTCTATCAAGCGCGTGGACACTCCGCGCGACGGCGCTCCCGCCCCTGCTCCCGCCGATATCAGTACCGGCTCCCCCCGCAAACTGTACATCCGCACCTTTGGCTGCCAGATGAACGAATACGATTCGGACAAGATGGCCGACGTGCTGCGGGGCGACCAGGGACTGGAACTGACGGACAACCCGGAAGAGGCCGACGTCATTCTGTTCAACACCTGTTCGGTACGCGAGAAGGCGCAGGAAAAAGTCTTCTCGGATCTGGGCCGGGTTCAACACCTGAAGAAGACCAATCCGAACCTGGTGATCGGCGTAGGCGGCTGTGTGGCCAGTCAGGAAGGCGCGGCCATCGTCAAGCGCGCGCCTTATGTGGACGTGGTTTTCGGCCCCCAGACGCTACACCGTCTGCCTGACCTGATTGCCCGGCGCCGCGCCGAAGGACGCTCGCAGGTAGACATCAGCTTTCCAGAAATCGAAAAGTTCGACAACATGCCGCCCCCGAAAGTGGATGGCGCCACGGCGTTCGTTTCCATCATGGAAGGCTGTAGCAAATATTGCAGCTTCTGTGTCGTGCCGTACACGCGAGGCGAGGAAGTGTCCCGTCCGTTTGACGACGTGCTGATCGAAGTGGCCGACCTGGCCGACCAGGGCGTGAAAGAAGTGACGCTGCTGGGCCAGAACGTGAACGCCTACCGCGGCCGCATGGCAGACAGCGAAGAGATCGCCGATTTCGCCATGCTGCTGGAATACGTGCATGAGATTCCCGGCATCGAGCGCATCCGCTACACGACCTCGCACCCCAAGGAAATGACTCAGCGCATGGTGGACGCCTACGCCCGCCTGCCCAAACTGGTGTCGTTCCTGCACCTGCCCGTGCAGGCAGGCAGCGACCGCGTGCTGGCCGGCATGAAGCGCGGCTACACCACCCTGGAATTCAAGTCCGTCGTGCGCCGCCTGCGTGCCGCGCGCCCTGACCTGACGCTGTCCTCCGATTTCATCGTGGGTTTCCCCGGCGAAACGGAAGAAGATTTTGAAAAGACGATGAAGCTGATCGAAGACGTGGGTTTCGATACGTCTTTCTCGTTCGTGTATTCGCGCCGTCCGGGCACGCCCGCCGCCGATTTGTCGGACGACACGCCGCAAGACGTGAAGCTGCGCCGGCTGCAACGTCTGCAAGCGCTGATCAACGAGCAGGCCGCCATCATTGCCCGCAACATGGTGGGTACGCGCCAGCGCGTGCTGGTGGAAGGCCCCTCGCGCCGCGACCCGAACGAACTGATGGGCCGCACCGAAAACAACCGCATCGTGAACTTTGCCGCGCCCGCGCGCCTTATCGGACAAATGGTCGACGTCATCATCACCGAAGCGCATACCAATTCGTTGCGCGCCCAGGTGGCCGATGTGGACCGCGCTTCCCAAGAGACCGAATGA
- a CDS encoding helix-turn-helix domain-containing protein → MTKSNTGTDNVLYDLGFEDAADLTAKVQLAVKFNDLIDQRGLNQTEVAALTGMTQPKVSQIRRYKLLNVSLERLMQALVCLDQHVEIRVRKARQSETAGITVTA, encoded by the coding sequence TTGACCAAATCCAACACTGGCACCGACAACGTCCTCTATGACCTGGGCTTTGAAGATGCCGCTGACCTGACCGCGAAAGTCCAATTGGCCGTCAAGTTCAACGATCTCATCGATCAGCGCGGCTTGAATCAAACTGAAGTTGCCGCGCTGACTGGCATGACCCAGCCCAAGGTCTCGCAAATCCGGCGCTACAAGCTGCTGAACGTTTCTCTGGAACGGCTTATGCAGGCGTTGGTGTGCCTGGATCAGCATGTAGAGATCCGGGTTCGCAAAGCGCGCCAATCCGAGACCGCCGGCATCACCGTCACGGCGTGA
- a CDS encoding alanyl-tRNA editing protein — MPATYKRFDDEPYLGQCDATVIAVNPEGIELDETVCYARSGGQAGDAGTITLADGRVLPLTDTIYADDRQRILHVLDGDITLQVGDRVTVAIDWPRRHRLMRLHTCLHLLGSLVPAPVTGCSISPDSARIDFDLPESTLEKADLTDRLNALIDTRIDIAVNGITPEELAAQPDLVRTVGAAPPAGTSKIRIIEIPGVDRQPCGGTHVANTGEIGPVVITKIEKKSRTNRRVVVTFA, encoded by the coding sequence ATGCCCGCCACCTACAAACGATTCGATGACGAGCCCTATCTGGGCCAGTGCGACGCCACCGTCATCGCCGTCAATCCCGAGGGCATCGAACTGGACGAAACCGTCTGCTATGCGCGCAGCGGCGGCCAGGCCGGCGACGCTGGCACCATCACCTTGGCCGACGGCCGCGTCCTGCCGCTGACTGACACCATCTATGCCGATGACCGCCAACGCATTCTGCATGTGCTGGACGGCGATATCACGCTGCAAGTGGGCGACCGCGTCACAGTGGCCATCGACTGGCCGCGGCGCCATCGGCTGATGCGCCTGCATACCTGTCTGCACTTGCTGGGGTCGCTGGTACCCGCTCCGGTGACCGGATGCAGCATCTCGCCCGATTCCGCGCGCATCGATTTTGATTTGCCCGAATCCACGCTGGAAAAAGCCGATCTGACTGACCGCCTCAACGCCCTGATCGACACCCGCATCGACATCGCTGTCAACGGCATTACCCCGGAAGAATTGGCCGCGCAACCCGACCTGGTGCGTACAGTGGGCGCCGCGCCGCCAGCCGGGACGAGCAAGATTCGAATCATCGAGATCCCTGGCGTCGACCGCCAGCCCTGTGGCGGCACGCACGTGGCCAACACGGGTGAGATCGGCCCGGTGGTCATCACGAAAATTGAGAAGAAAAGCCGCACGAACCGGCGCGTGGTCGTGACGTTCGCGTAA